From the genome of Gracilinanus agilis isolate LMUSP501 chromosome 2, AgileGrace, whole genome shotgun sequence, one region includes:
- the EPB42 gene encoding protein 4.2, whose protein sequence is MGQALNIQSCDLQITRNNEEHHTMDISSRRLVVRRGQPFTITLHLRPLVRGFLRVLKKVSLVAQTGEQPSKTNRTKVKFPITSLGNPKWWSAAIEDRDFQTWTITVTTPADAIIGHYSLLLRASRRTQYPLGRFTLLFNPWAREDAVFLENEAQRREYLLSQNGLIYLGTSDCIQPHPWDFGQFEVNVIDLSLSLLEVDKKVNQWNDPIHVTRVLGALLNDRKEKSILATSQTQDSKDERFLYKRRGSLPILRHWLTGQGRQVPEKQAWVLAAVTCSVLRSLGIPARVITIFDSAQGTGGALTVNEYYDEDGLQTGEDQGSRISIFQVSTECWMTRPDLPSGYGGWQIVDSSLQKESGHNVLGTCDLVPVKAIKEGALGLSPVAPVLFASLNASCVVWMRTKDGAVARADSSPKYVGNNISTKGVGGNRCEDITQNYKYHEGSPQKREQLEKVWKERAEPGKVNGLSLSPETSGPLHMLLDSSSSMPLDGDVELAVKLFNHTNEEKTVDLVIGIQAMDYNGVTTTQLYKKKLFLTLQDNEVRTISTSLSSSHFVQSPPENSILRLTAVATHTDPETNYFAQRDIAICKPQLIIEMPDMVKLYKPVVASIIVQNKMDSPMDDCVITVFGRGLIYREKSYRLGSVWPGNSLYCQIQFTPTHAGLQRLIVEVDCSIFQNLTGYKSINVVMPESPA, encoded by the exons CCCTGAATATCCAGAGCTGCGACTTGCAGATAACCAGAAACAATGAAGAACATCACACCATGGACATCAGTTCCAGGCGCCTCGTTGTCCGCAGAGGGCAGCCCTTCACCATCACCCTGCACCTCCGACCACTGGTTCGAGGATTCCTCCGGGTTTTAAAGAAGGTCTCCCTTGTGGCTCAAACGG GGGAACAGCCTTCCAAGACAAACAGGACCAAGGTCAAATTCCCCATCACCAGCCTAGGGAACCCTAAATGGTGGAGTGCAGCCATAGAAGACAGAGATTTCCAAACTTGGACCATCACGGTGACCACACCTGCTGATGCCATCATCGGCCACTACTCCCTCCTGCTTCGGGCCTCTCGAAGGACTCAGTACCCCCTGGGCCGCTTCACGCTACTTTTTAATCCCTGGGCACGAG AGGATGCAGTCTTCTTGGAGAACGAGGCACAGCGCAGGGAATATTTGCTGAGCCAGAATGGCCTCATCTACCTGGGCACATCGGATTGCATCCAGCCACACCCTTGGGACTTTGGCCAG TTTGAGGTCAATGTCATTGATCTCAGTCTCAGTTTACTGGAAGTAGATAAGAAAGTCAACCAGTGGAATGACCCTATCCATGTGACCCGGGTGCTTGGAGCCTTG CTGAACGACAGGAAGGAGAAGAGTATTCTGGCCACATCTCAAACCCAAGATTCCAAGGACGAGAGATTCCTGTACAAGCGCCGAGGGAGTTTGCCCATCCTCAGGCACTGGCTCACTGGCCAAGGGCGGCAGGTGCCTGAAAAGCAGGCCTGGGTGTTGGCAGCTGTCACCTGTTCAG TGCTGAGGTCCCTAGGAATCCCTGCCCGAGTTATCACAATCTTTGACTCAGCCCAAGGCACAGGAGGAGCCTTGACCGTGAATGAATATTATGATGAGGATGGGCTTCAGACTGGAGAGGACCAAGGAAGCCGAATCAG TATTTTCCAAGTCTCAACTGAATGTTGGATGACAAGACCTGATCTGCCCTCAGGTTATGGAGGATGGCAAATTGTGGACTCAAGCCTTCAGAAAGAAAGTGGCCATAATG tctTGGGGACCTGTGACCTAGTTCCAGTTAAGGCAATCAAGGAAGGGGCTCTGGGGTTGAGTCCTGTGGCACCAGTTCTTTTTGCCTCACTCAATGCTTCCTGTGTAGTCTGGATGAGAACAAAGGATGGGGCAGTGGCTCGGGCTGATTCCAGCCCCAAGTATGTGGGCAACAACATCAGCACCAAGGGGGTTGGAGGGAATCGTTGTGAAGACATCACTCAAAACTACAAATATCATGAAG GATCTCCACAAAAAAGAGAGCAATTGGAGAAAGTCTGGAAAGAGAGAGCTGAACCTGGAAAGGTCAATGGGCTCTCCCTTAGTCCAGAAACATCAGGTCCTCTGCACATGCTCTTGGATTCATCCAGCTCCATGCCTTTGGATGGAGACGTTGAGTTAGCTGTGAAGTTGTTTAACCACACTAATGAGGAAAAGACTGTGGATCTGGTGATTGGGATCCAGGCCATGGACTATAATGGAGTCACCACTACACAACTCTACAAAAAGAAGTTATTCCTTACTCTTCAGGACAATGAGG TCAGAACCATCAGTACAAGCCTGTCCTCCTCTCATTTTGTACAAAGCCCTCCAGAGAACAGTATCCTGAGACTGACAGCTGTGGCAACCCACACAGATCCTGAGACTAACTACTTTGCTCAACGGGACATTGCCATCTGCAAACCACAACTCATCATTGAG ATGCCAGACATGGTAAAACTGTACAAACCAGTCGTAGCTtccatcattgttcaaaataagATGGACTCTCCCATGGATGATTGTGTGATCACGGTATTTGGAAGAGGACTCATTTACAGAGAGAAGAGCTATAG ATTAGGTTCTGTCTGGCCTGGAAATTCTCTCTACTGCCAGATCCAGTTCACTCCAACCCACGCAGGGCTCCAAAGACTCATCGTGGAAGTGGATTGCAGCATATTCCAGAACCTAACAGGCTACAAGAGCATTAATGTGGTGATGCCCGAATCTCCAGCTTGA